The genomic interval ATGCACAAATCTAGGCGATTGAGATGCTATTCAtttaagccaaaaaaaaaaaagtaaccacTGTGTGTGAATAATTCAGAAGATACCGCTAGTCATGCTGTCTCTTATAGCATAAAGTATGCACAGAAAATCTATATTTATGAATATACCATTATCGAGATACTATTATTTGGAAAAGGTAAAGCAGTCAAAATTTTACCTGGTTTTGCATGAGAACAAAATGAGAAAGCAACAATCGGCTTCTGTTCAATCTTTCACTGTAGTATTTCCATAGAAATCCATCTTGAAATGAAGTGGAAGGCCCAAGCTTTCACTGTGAGCAAAACAGAAATTTACCACTTCTTCGGATTTTCAGCAATCAGAAAGTGAGCAGTAAATCTCAGTAAGGATGGATGGTAGAAAATAGTTGGGCCAAAAAACGTTAAaacatttatgtaattagtacAATGCAATCCAAATAAAAGGAACCTGTAAATTACATCCCTGGAAAAGGGAAAATATAAAAAGGCTAAACAGGGGCAAGCACTAAGCACTCGTACAGCAACGGTTAAAACCAAGGCTTCATGAGGATCAGAAGGTCGTAATGCATAGATGTGCTGATATATGTCCATTGTATCCAAGTCAAATTAATTCATGCCTGCAGTAGATAATCACAATTCCATACTTTACCAACTCCCTAAAAGAAAAGAGAGCAAAGGAAACTGAAAACAAAATAGCAAATGCATACCTATGATGTTACAGGCATTGGACTTTGGCACCCATGCAGCTGCAGAGTATTCTCAGGAGGCTGGGATTTTTTTTGGTCCAGAGCAGGATTAGGAGGAATATAGGCCATTAAGGTAATTAATTTATCAGGTATTAGTGTAGACGACTATTGTTATTAAGTTATCTGTGGAAGGCAGGACCATGGAATGGATATCATCCATTAGATTCATCAGATCGGACGTTTAGGACTGCCTGTGCACATGAAGATCTGGACAGAGCAAAGAGTATATATTAAGTACAAATTAATTGTTTTGGAGAGATTTGGGTTGGGGGAAAGGATGAAGGATCCATCTTCAATACAAAATGATCAAACCAACCAATTGCTAGGATTACTTGTAGCAACCTTTCATGTATGGtaaaagtttgaaactagtGCTTTTCATGTTATATATAAGTATAGATACAGATATGGTAAAAACAAGGCAGAAACTGCTCTGCGGTCTGCACCAATGCATGGAATGCATAGCATGTAAAAAGTACACTTGTCTTCTGACATATGCCACTTTGATGCTGATAGTTATGCTTATTAATTAACCCATTGTGACATATGTCCTACTTGttctaaacttgaaaaaaattatcaactCAAAGGCCAAATCAAGAACAGAAGTACTGAACTGAACTAATAGTGGACAAATGTGAAAATCACTGAACTGAGCAGCAGTACTTTGGAAAACAATAAGCAGACCTGTACATACGCATGTAGCCCAATGCAAGGTACTTTTCTTCGTTAATTGCTAGTGCTAACGGGCAACCAGGCACAGCTCACAGACCATACCCTAATTGTTATTAGGCTTCCATGTAGATATGGCATAGATTATCCTTCCTTTCCACCCTTGAAGGAGCCATCCACTGTCTTCATCAATGACAAAGTCTTTGTGATAGATGTCTTTCACTTTGTCCTTGGCTTTCAGCACAATGTCTTGGTTTAATGGAGACTGGACAAATCCAGCCCTCAGATTCCTCACTTGCCACTGTTTGTATGTCTCCGGTCTCTCGACCCTGTCTGAGCCTTCACATGCAATCACATTGAGTGCTTCCCGGCCAAATAGATCTCTCTCAATTAGTGCACGCTGGGCATCATCCCGTGGCACAGTTGTCTCGAGCATGTCAAATAATGCAGAGAAATGAAATAATGCCTCACGGAACCGTGTGATGAAGAAGGGAACGCTGTATGACCCATTCACAATGCCATGGATAAAAATTGCTGGGTTCACTTGCCTTATGGTATTGAGCACCCTATTCCTAGGACTGTCTACGGCAACTGTTTCATCAATAAGATTTCTGAACCGATACAAACAATTAACAATCACTACTTCATCTTTCTTAATATTGAGATCCTCAACACGGATTGTTTCCCACTTTGATGCAATGCCTTGGTACTCAAAAGGGACACCAATCTTCTCAGCATATTCTGCAAGCCTCTGCCCTGTCTCTTCGATGCGCTCAGTTGGGCGGAAACCTGGCTGAGGTACATCAATCCCTGTGATACGCAGCTTTGGTGGCCCACCTTCCCTCTTGAAGAGACGTCTAATCAGGCACGGCCATTGGAAGCCGAAGTAAATGCCAAAGTCAATGATATGCACCTTTGATGCATTTTTTGTCAAACTCAAAATTGTTTGATTTGAAAGAAAATGTGAGAGCCTCTTGAATGGGCATGCTGCAAGGTAAAGATGGTATGCCTTGAGCATGTCAGAGGCTGTTGTCCGTTTTGCCACAAGTTTATGGTAAAGTTGGCTCCCTGTTCCAGCCAAGCGAGCCTCAAGACCATCTGCAAAGCAATACGCCAATCTCTGGGAGCCATCTCCATTTGGCTTGGCATGCTGCCTTATTTGCTTTAACAACTCATTAGCAGTCCGGCGGTCATCAGCTGCCACTGCCTGAGCACAGTGGATGAGTAGCGTCCTAAGGTCCACCACATCCTTCTTAGTTGGCTTCCGTCCCCGTGATCGGGTCCCACTTGGTCCTTTTGGCTGAGCAACTTGAGAATTCTTGGAAGCCTCAAAACGCATCATTTTTCGAAGATCAGTTGCCTTCTTCTCAGTTTGACGAAGCAGAACATCAAACATCTCAATCCAATCAGGTTCATCAGAACAAAATGCAGACTGTTTACTATTCCGTCCTTCCATCACGTCAAGGTCTTCACTCTGTCTGTTTTTCTTTACCTTCAAAACCTCTGCCTTGCTGCCATTCAGAGAAATAGCTTTCCCTGCTTCTTGACGTTTTGCAACACCACCGGCCTCTAAATCAATCACTACCTTATCGCTACCCGGGAGAAACTTCTGTGCCTCGTCAACACCTCTCCTGAAATCCCATGTTGGAAAGCTCTCAAACAAATACTCAGGGATCCTGCCATTACTAATCAAAGGATCTTCTAGTGTCTCCATAGCATTGCGAACATCACTTGATGGGCCAACCGGCG from Oryza glaberrima chromosome 3, OglaRS2, whole genome shotgun sequence carries:
- the LOC127766505 gene encoding scarecrow-like protein 9, which translates into the protein MGLDNNFGELSGMFCGLSYDGYTDHGSQSDYFRFAGPQPAIVPQMDAGPSSATSSTASRAAVSSGTDNPEDWEFISDESLNYISRMLMEEDIDEKVSMYQEESAALRAAAKPFYDILGHKFPPSPDRQLVAWPLDSPSESSTSSYPHSLASSVTSSNISGAVDSSQCRYVGHSEYRSLSGHSSQPPVGPSSDVRNAMETLEDPLISNGRIPEYLFESFPTWDFRRGVDEAQKFLPGSDKVVIDLEAGGVAKRQEAGKAISLNGSKAEVLKVKKNRQSEDLDVMEGRNSKQSAFCSDEPDWIEMFDVLLRQTEKKATDLRKMMRFEASKNSQVAQPKGPSGTRSRGRKPTKKDVVDLRTLLIHCAQAVAADDRRTANELLKQIRQHAKPNGDGSQRLAYCFADGLEARLAGTGSQLYHKLVAKRTTASDMLKAYHLYLAACPFKRLSHFLSNQTILSLTKNASKVHIIDFGIYFGFQWPCLIRRLFKREGGPPKLRITGIDVPQPGFRPTERIEETGQRLAEYAEKIGVPFEYQGIASKWETIRVEDLNIKKDEVVIVNCLYRFRNLIDETVAVDSPRNRVLNTIRQVNPAIFIHGIVNGSYSVPFFITRFREALFHFSALFDMLETTVPRDDAQRALIERDLFGREALNVIACEGSDRVERPETYKQWQVRNLRAGFVQSPLNQDIVLKAKDKVKDIYHKDFVIDEDSGWLLQGWKGRIIYAISTWKPNNN